A genomic window from Struthio camelus isolate bStrCam1 chromosome 2, bStrCam1.hap1, whole genome shotgun sequence includes:
- the ACBD7 gene encoding acyl-CoA-binding domain-containing protein 7, translating into MTLQADFDGAAEDVKKLKTRPTDDELKELYGFYKQATVGDINIECPGMLDLKGKAKWEAWNLKKGLSKEDAMDAYISKAKAMVEKYGI; encoded by the exons ATGACTCTCCAG gCTGACTTTGATGGTGCTGCAGAagatgtaaaaaaattaaaaacaagaccAACTGATGATGAACTGAAGGAACTATATGGATTCTACAAACAGGCTACTGTTGGAGACATTAATATTG AATGTCCAGGAATGCTAGATTTGAAAGGCAAAGCCAAATGGGAAGCATGGAACCTGAAAAAAG GTTTATCAAAGGAAGACGCCATGGATGCCTATATTTCTAAAGCAAAAGCAATGGTAGAGAAGTATGGGATCTAG